The genomic segment TAAACGCGCGCAATGTGATTGCGCAGACCAAGACCGGGTCGACTAGCGACGTGATCATGACCGGCGCCCACCTCGACAGTGTTCCTGAGGGCCCCGGTATCAACGACAACGGATCCGGGGTCGCGGCGGTGCTGGAGACCGCCGTGCAACTGGGACCCAGTCCGGATGTGAAAAATGCTGTGCGATTTGCCTTCTGGGGCGCCGAGGAGCTCGGCACGATCGGATCCAACAAGTACATCGAGTCGCTGAACGTCGACCAGCTCAAAGACATTGCGCTGTACCTGAACTACGACATGATCGGCTCGCCCAATCCGGGCTACTTCACCTACGACGGTGACCAATCCGCCGATCCGGAGAAGGGTGGTCGGGTGCCGCGCGTACCGGAGGGGTCGGCGGGTATCGAGCGGACATTGGTCGCGTATCTGAAGTCGGCCGGAAAGACCGCGCAGGACACGTCTTTCGACGGACGGTCGGACTACGACGCGTTCACCAAGGCGGGCATCCCGTCGGGTGGGCTGTTCTCCGGGGCCGAGGAGAATAAGACTGCCGATCAGCAGAAGCTGTGGGGCGGTACCGCCGATGCGCCCTTCGATCCGAACTATCACAAGGCCACCGACACCATCGACCACATCGACAAGACGGCCCTCGGCATTCTCGGCGGGGGAGTGGTGTTCTCGGTCGGGATCTACGCCCAGGACATCGAGGGCCGCAACGGCATTCCGATTCGCGAAGACCGCACCCGCCACGCCGGCGCGGTGTCCTGACTCAGCGGCCGCACACCCGCCACAGCTCTTCTGCGGCATCGAGATTCGCTGACCTCAGGCGCTCGCCGATGACCGGCTGACGCAGCCAGTCCAGCACCGGCTGTTTGATGGCCGGCTCGATCGGCTCGCGCACCGTGAACGCCCACTCGACGAGTTCACCGATGTGCTGGGCGGCGGGGACCGTGTCGATCGACTGCCAGCGGTCGAGGTAGACCTGCAGGGGCTGGTCGCACCAATAGGTGAAGTCGATGAGGGTGGGACTGTCGGAGAAGTAGCCCAACTCGGCGGGATAGCCACTGAGCAGTTTGTCCCAGAGACTGTCGACCAGGCTGGTGACGACCGCGGATTCTCGTGCCGGCCAGGACGGCACGCGACCCCGCAAGCGACGCAAGTCGAAGGCGAACACCGGCGACTTCTCCTCCAGCAGCGCCTCGATGAGTCGGGGAAAGAAGTGGCGGAAAGCGTTGTCCGTCAACGTCATCACATGAAGAGCCTCCAGCTGCAGCAGCGACAACGACCGTAGCGGAGTCGCCCTGATGTCGGCGGCCGACCACTGCGGTCCGCACTGCTCACACACCACAACGTCGGGCGGCAGCCGATACCGCGCGAAGTGGGCGTACAGATCCTCGACGATCGCAAGCATTACGACCGGGCGCCCCGAAGGGCCCCCAACGCCCGCATACCGTGATAGACCACCAGCGCCGCGATCGAGCCTAGCGCGATACCGGTGAACGTGAGATTGCCGATACTCCAAGTGAAGTCGGCGATGCCGATGATCAGTGCGATCGCGGCGGTCATCTGGTTGATCGGCAGGCTGAAGTCCACTTCATTGGTCAGCCAGATCCGCACGCCCAGCACACCGACCAGACCGTAGAGCACGATCGTGGCACCGCCGAGCACGCCGGGCGGGATCGCCGATATCGTCGCTCCGACCTTGGGGCACAACGCCAACAGGATCGCGGTCACACCGGCCACCCAATAGGCCGCCGTGGAGTACACCCGGGTGGCAGCCATCACGCCGATGTTCTCGGCGTAGGTGGTGGTGGCCGACCCGCCACCGATACCGGCCAGCACCGTCGCGACACCGTCGGCGGCCAACGCGCGGCCGGTCAGCGGATCGGTGTCGACCCCGGTCATCTGGCCCACCGATTTCACGTGCCCGATGTTCTCGGCGATCAGCGCGATCACCGCGGGCAGGAACATCGGGAGCACCGACAGATTCAGCGTCGGCGTCTGGAACTCGGGCAGCCCGAGCCAGCCGGCCGCGGCGATCCCCGCGGTGTCCACCTCGCCCAGGGCGAGCGCAAGCAGATAACCCGCGACCACGGCCAGGAAGATCGCCAGCCGCCCCACGATGCCGCGAAAGAACGCCAGCGCCGCGACCAGCAGAACCAGCGTGACGATGCCGACCAGCGGGCCCTTCTCGAAATTCGTCTTCGCCGCTGGTGCCAGATTGAAGCCGATCAGCGCGACGATGGCGCCGGTGACCACCGGCGGTAGTGCGACGTCGATCCAGTGCGTTCCCGCCAGGTGCACCGCCAGACCGATGACGATCAGCAACACCCCGACCGCGATCAGCCCACCCAACGCACTGCCGGCCCCGTGCGAGGCGACGGCGGCCGTCACCGGGGCGATCACCGAGAAGCTGGAACCGAGATAGCTGGGCAGCCGATTGCCGGTGATCACCAGGAACAGCAGTGTGCCGATGCCGGAGAACAGCAGCGTGGTCGCGGGCGGGAAACCGGTGAGGACCGGCACCAGGAACGTCGCGCCGAACATGGCCACCACGTGCTGGGCGCCGATCCCGAGCGTGCGGGGCCAGCTCAGTCGCTCGTGCGGGGCGACGACAAAGTTCTGCTCAGCCCGGCTTTCGACCGGTGTCCAGGTCATGGGAATCACGGTCATACCGTAACCGCCGTATCGCGTAGATGACGGCGCCAAGCGCGAGCACCCCGGCTCCGGACAGCACGGCTGGAAGTGGCAGTGCCACCGACAACACCACGCAAC from the Mycolicibacterium crocinum genome contains:
- a CDS encoding M28 family metallopeptidase — its product is MKHRHLAAAVAVAVVAVAGCNRQAAPGQPAPPRQAAAQFADQLRQKLTTDAMVAHLQKLQDIANANNGTRAVGTPGFDASVDYVAGVLRSKGFDVQTPEFQAKVFKAGQTELRVGGDTVTAHAAEFSQSTPPQGVTGPLVAAPAEDTPGCAPADYDGLPVQGAVVLVDRGSCPFSEKQTIAAKLGAVAMIVADNVDEPAMGATLGETTDVKIPVVGVNKADGARLRANPGPTMLKLEASTQSVNARNVIAQTKTGSTSDVIMTGAHLDSVPEGPGINDNGSGVAAVLETAVQLGPSPDVKNAVRFAFWGAEELGTIGSNKYIESLNVDQLKDIALYLNYDMIGSPNPGYFTYDGDQSADPEKGGRVPRVPEGSAGIERTLVAYLKSAGKTAQDTSFDGRSDYDAFTKAGIPSGGLFSGAEENKTADQQKLWGGTADAPFDPNYHKATDTIDHIDKTALGILGGGVVFSVGIYAQDIEGRNGIPIREDRTRHAGAVS
- a CDS encoding uracil-xanthine permease family protein, which encodes MTWTPVESRAEQNFVVAPHERLSWPRTLGIGAQHVVAMFGATFLVPVLTGFPPATTLLFSGIGTLLFLVITGNRLPSYLGSSFSVIAPVTAAVASHGAGSALGGLIAVGVLLIVIGLAVHLAGTHWIDVALPPVVTGAIVALIGFNLAPAAKTNFEKGPLVGIVTLVLLVAALAFFRGIVGRLAIFLAVVAGYLLALALGEVDTAGIAAAGWLGLPEFQTPTLNLSVLPMFLPAVIALIAENIGHVKSVGQMTGVDTDPLTGRALAADGVATVLAGIGGGSATTTYAENIGVMAATRVYSTAAYWVAGVTAILLALCPKVGATISAIPPGVLGGATIVLYGLVGVLGVRIWLTNEVDFSLPINQMTAAIALIIGIADFTWSIGNLTFTGIALGSIAALVVYHGMRALGALRGARS